A single genomic interval of Chryseobacterium paludis harbors:
- a CDS encoding SDR family oxidoreductase, which yields MQKTILITGASSGFGRETTKLFQKNGWNVIASMRSPEKENELNKLNNVFVTQLDVTNKQSIQEAVNAGISQFGKIDILLNNAGYGAIGAIEAATDELIKQQFDVNLFGLIDVTKAVLPFMRQNKEGVIINISSMGGKITFPFGSLYHATKFAVEGLTEAMQYELNPLGIKLKLIEPGSYRTDFGNRSLAMFGIDGLEDYKPGFDKLTAFASTPDRGNKNINEVAEAIYEAATDRTDKLRYPVGADALQLIRAKEESGDIDFKKMMMSHIGL from the coding sequence ATGCAAAAGACCATATTAATCACGGGAGCCTCATCTGGCTTCGGCAGAGAAACAACAAAGCTATTTCAAAAAAACGGATGGAATGTTATTGCTTCCATGCGGTCACCTGAAAAGGAAAATGAGCTAAATAAACTTAATAATGTTTTTGTTACCCAACTTGATGTAACAAATAAACAAAGTATTCAGGAAGCTGTAAATGCAGGAATTAGTCAGTTTGGAAAAATTGATATCCTGCTTAATAATGCCGGATATGGTGCTATTGGTGCTATTGAAGCGGCAACAGATGAACTGATCAAACAACAATTCGATGTAAATCTGTTTGGGCTTATCGATGTAACAAAAGCTGTTTTACCTTTTATGCGCCAAAACAAAGAGGGCGTTATCATCAACATATCATCTATGGGCGGCAAAATAACATTTCCATTTGGTTCCTTGTATCATGCTACAAAGTTTGCTGTGGAAGGACTTACAGAAGCCATGCAATATGAACTCAACCCATTAGGCATTAAACTAAAGCTTATTGAACCTGGCAGTTACAGAACTGATTTTGGTAACCGTTCTCTAGCCATGTTCGGAATTGACGGACTTGAGGATTACAAACCAGGTTTTGATAAATTAACCGCGTTTGCAAGTACTCCGGATCGGGGGAACAAAAACATCAATGAAGTAGCTGAAGCTATTTATGAAGCGGCAACAGACCGTACAGATAAGCTTCGGTATCCTGTAGGAGCCGATGCACTACAGCTTATCCGGGCAAAAGAAGAATCTGGAGATATAGACTTCAAAAAAATGATGATGAGCCATATAGGTTTATGA
- a CDS encoding alpha/beta hydrolase family protein, with the protein MKTVEILTDKGHSISANIFDSPGNTTILIISSATGVKQSYYKKFAQFICEKGISVITFDYLGIGKSLKKPLKNLNNNAVDWGNTDLTSVIEFSEKNYPDSKITLLGHSIGGQLIGLSKSASKTHKIILVAAQSGYWKFWNGFERYKLWTYWTILFPVLIKVFGYLPSKRISGMENLPKNVAKQWMKWCLSPEYLFENTAEEDLFFKNIKVSLTSISIENDYFAPVAAVDWLTARYEDADITRIHLASKDFNTNDIGHFGIFREKFKDNIWLLLLKETDFSENQDI; encoded by the coding sequence ATGAAAACAGTAGAAATTCTTACTGATAAAGGCCATTCTATTTCTGCAAATATCTTTGATTCTCCAGGAAACACTACCATCCTCATCATATCTTCTGCTACCGGAGTAAAACAATCCTATTATAAAAAATTTGCCCAATTCATATGCGAAAAAGGAATTTCAGTTATTACGTTTGACTATTTAGGAATTGGAAAATCTCTTAAAAAACCTCTTAAAAATTTAAACAATAATGCTGTCGACTGGGGTAATACAGACTTGACCTCTGTTATAGAGTTTTCAGAAAAAAATTACCCGGATTCTAAGATCACTTTATTGGGACACAGTATAGGTGGGCAACTGATTGGATTATCAAAATCAGCTTCAAAAACTCATAAAATCATCCTCGTTGCCGCACAAAGTGGATACTGGAAATTTTGGAATGGATTTGAAAGATATAAATTATGGACCTATTGGACGATTCTCTTTCCAGTCCTTATTAAAGTTTTTGGCTATTTACCCTCAAAGAGAATCAGCGGAATGGAAAATCTTCCTAAAAATGTTGCAAAACAATGGATGAAATGGTGTTTATCTCCAGAATATCTTTTTGAAAACACAGCAGAAGAAGACTTGTTCTTTAAAAACATAAAGGTATCTCTGACTTCTATCAGCATTGAAAATGATTATTTCGCTCCTGTTGCAGCAGTAGACTGGCTAACGGCAAGATATGAAGATGCAGATATTACAAGAATTCATCTTGCTTCAAAAGATTTTAATACCAATGATATTGGACATTTTGGAATCTTCAGGGAAAAATTTAAAGACAATATCTGGCTGTTGCTTTTAAAAGAAACAGACTTCAGCGAAAATCAGGATATATAA